The following coding sequences are from one Biomphalaria glabrata chromosome 8, xgBioGlab47.1, whole genome shotgun sequence window:
- the LOC129927698 gene encoding probable phosphorylase b kinase regulatory subunit beta: MLNIKLNGFYMLSKHQILRNQSPINGLFPSVGSDKNTNRIAHVQDSIYCAVAVWSLAQVYNQIFIRIDSNPLLVNVSLKIDDDQGSIISWAKLMIGMLQCWIFKLASFSLRATMVHLKHFSMCNVGYDRQIK, translated from the exons ATGCTGAACATAAAACTTAATGGTTTTTATATGCTCT CAAAACATCAAATCTTGCGAAACCAGAGTCCTATCAATGGTCTTTTTCCTTCTGTTGGATCTGACAAGAATACAAATAGAATAGCTCATGTTCAGGATTCTATTTACTGTGCAGTTGCTGTTTGGTCACTGGCTCAAGTTTATAA TCAGATTTTCATCAGAATAGATAGCAATCCTTTGTTAGTCAATGTCTCACT AAAGATTGATGATGACCAGGGCAGTATCATTAGTTGGGCCAAGCTGATGATAGGTATGTTGCAATGTTGGATATTcaagttggcctccttcagtcttagagcgactatggttcatctcaaacacttttccATGTGCAATGTTGGATATGACAGGCAGATAAAGTGA
- the LOC106067157 gene encoding uncharacterized protein LOC106067157 codes for MEKESEAEKQRERSERVEEREMSKLQQMIRLKELELEEKEKDRQERDKERQEKKEQREHEEKMKKLDLQIAQEKNKTQSSATTGVTAQRPRLSKGFPAMTTEDLPCYLDMFEMAARRDKVLEEDWVAQLQEKITPKLRQFLTQRRLVDCTDYEKIKKELLDYVGMTEEACRKRWHETVPIEDGPREFFVALQKNFRQWCEAAKIERNFDQLEELILKDSILSALNEEVREEILDKEPESLDKLVDLLENRKIIFSSKSIFKKSRNYQANAVSDRRDLNRQNYRYQTSPSSANYIRPNIEYHEPRRNFIRPRYSNSYNRARGRWSRPNYTFSNQVNNRRNNYGNGMYQNNQGRYRNETRRNYSNQAECAVVQLPERQGTCNLIYHNPESVANFIMNDKSIGSLNIEEGKLNGRKASILRDSGCSIIAVRETLVNEDDILPEKCSLCLADGQVFRYKTAKAMLDTPYLKGEFIVVLFPEPVADVLIGNVKGLFVSAVETRGMKDREREETQVKSPVIGTIIEGSLEKEQEEDETLAPLWRKCTEQTTQVTKEACITFVRKKSLLYKRVTSLTEPQVVKDLLVVPKGRRKLILENAHSSPLAGHMSVKKTKLRIYSEFYWPGVDKDVKHLVRCCDPCQRAKVPGRAGKAVLGKMDRQGVPFKKIAIDLVGPLPMTESKHRYILTMIDTFSRWPEAVPLRNIETTTVIEALYSVCTRIGFPEAILSDNGSQYGSDLYTEVCKFFNVKIIKSSLYHPASNGCVERLHGSLKSILRKLCSERSKDWDKYLASALFAIRELPNDTTGFSPYELVFGRKIRGPMAILKKLMTKEKEVDTNYTNLFEYLEELKERLQSTAKIACDNEDIARLIKYYTPVEASSNNVANSSCKSNILSAAFIGVIDEYDHDETGQIIDNEIEELKLPEMIHRNGEINQRAITINKDLNQTQKNEIEKLLEDFAHVISDVPGKAKVEPFKITLTSDKPVNLKPYNVPMALRQRLQEEIESMINMNIIEESESPYASPMILIKKKDGTLRPVVDYRQLNSITKFDAEVIPDQEELFITLRKAKYFSKLDLTKGYWQVPLEESSKQYTAFKVPNAHYQFKYLPFGLKNSPSFFNRTMRRVLKGLEQVVCYFDDLCVYNTDWQSHMFSLRQVLERLGEFNITVKPNKLLIGFQTITFLGHKIGQGFLQPENSNVSKILQLRYPKTKKETRSLLGLLNYYRSFIPNFSSLLSPFTEILKKGHPSKVAKTVEGEVALERIQRYLTSHPILMLPDPDKCFYLQCDASDKAVAVAALQYVGNKLHPVRFLSRKLLPRECKYSIMERELLALTWGIKKLEHFLYSRKFIVWTDHLNLKYLKSATTNARIARWILYLMDFDFEIQHIKGTDNFWADPLSRLTV; via the exons atggaaaaagaaagtgaggcagagaaacaaagagaaagatcTGAGAGGGTGGAGGAAAGAGAAATGTCCAAGCTGCAACAGATGATAAGATTAAAAGAACTGGAATTggaggaaaaagagaaagacagacaggaaaGGGATAAAGAAAGACAGGAAAAGAAAGAGCAGAGAGAACATGAggaaaaaatgaagaaacttgATTTACAAATCgcacaggaaaaaaataaaacacaatcaaGCGCGACAACCGGAGTCACGGCCCAGAGACCAAGACTGAGTAAAGGTTTCCCGGCCATGACAACAGAAGATCTACCTTGTTACCTCGACATGTTCGAAATGGCAGCTAGGAGAGACAAGGTTCTAGAAGAAGACTGGGTGGCACAGCTGCAGGAGAAAATAACACCTAAACTAAGGCAATTCCTGACACAGAGAAGATTAGTGGACTGCACTGACTAcgagaagataaaaaaagagcTCTTAGACTATGTGGGAATGACGGAGGAAGCCTGCAGGAAAAGATGGCATGAGACTGTCCCAATTGAAGATGGCCCAAGAGAATTTTTTGTGGCATTACAAAAGAACTTCCGACAGTGGTGCGAGGCGGCGAAAATAGAAAGGAACTTTGATCAGCTGGAGGAGTTAATATTGAAAGACTCTATACTCAGTGCCCTAAACGAGGAGGTAAGAGAAGAGATCCTAGATAAAGAACCTGAGTCGTTGGACAAGCTAGTTGATTTGTTGGAGAACAGAAAGATTATCTTCTCGAGCAAAAGCATTTTCAAGAAATCGAGAAATTATCAGGCCAACGCAGTGAGTGACAGAAGAGATTTGAATAGGCAAAATTACCGCTACCAAACCAGTCCTAGCAGCGCAAACTATATCAGGCCAAACATTGAATACCATGAGCCCAGAAGGAATTTCATCAGACCCCGCTATAGCAATTCTTACAACAGAGCAAGAGGGCGATGGAGTAGGCCAAATTACACATTTAGCAACCAAGTtaacaacagaagaaacaacTATGGAAATGGAATGTACCAGAATAACCAAGGAAGGTATAGGAATGAGACAAGAAGGAACTACTCCAATCAAGCCGAATGTGCCGTGGTGCAATTGCCTGAAAGACAAGGGACTTGCAATCTGATTTACCACAATCCAGAAAGTGTGGCTAACTTCATTATGAATGACAAGTCTATTGGATCGCTAAACATAGAAGAAGGAAAGCTGAATGGAAGAAAGGCGTCGATCCTGAGAGATAGCGGCTGTAGCATTATCGCCGTAAGAGAGACACTTGTCAATGAAGACGATATTTTACCCGAGAAATGCTCCTTGTGCTTAGCAGACGGGCAAGTATTTAGATACAAAACCGCAAAGGCAATGCTTGACACACCTTACCTGAAAGGAGAATTCATCGTGGTGCTATTTCCTGAGCCGGTCGCTGATGTGTTAATAGGCAATGTGAAAGGTCTGTTTGTGTCAGCCGTAGAGACGAGAGGAATGAAGGACAGAGAAAGGGAAGAAACTCAAGTAAAGTCTCCGGTCATAGGAACAATTATAGAAGGGAGTCTAGAGAAGGAACAAGAAGAAGATGAAACTCTGGCACCACTATGGAGAAAATGTACCGAGCAAACAACACAAGTGACTAAAGAAGCATGTATTACGTTTGTCAGGAAGAAGAGTTTGCTTTACAAGAGAGTTACGTCCCTTACGGAACCTCAAGTTGTTAAAGATCTTTTAGTTGTTCCTAAGGGCAGGCGTAAGTTAATACTGGAAAACGCCCACAGCTCTCCACTGGCAGGGCATATGtctgtaaagaaaacaaaacttcgTATCTACTCTGAATTTTATTGGCCAGGAGTTGATAAAGATGTAAAACACTTAGTAAGATGCTGCGACCCATGTCAGAGAGCAAAAGTTCCAGGGAGAGCTGGTAAAGCAGTGCTGGGGAAGATGGACAGACAAGGTGTACCCTTTAAGAAAATCGCAATAGACCTGGTTGGACCTCTTCCTATGACAGAAAGTAAGCATAGATACATCCTAACTATGATAGACACATTCTCCAGATGGCCTGAAGCTGTACCTTTGAGAAATATAGAGACAACTACtgtgatagaagctttgtattCGGTCTGCACTAGGATTGGTTTTCCAGAGGCCATTCTCTCTGACAATGGTTCTCAATATGGTTCAGATTTATACACAGAAGTCTGCAAATTCTTCAATGTGAAGATAATCAAGTCCTCGCTATACCACCCGGCCTCGAATGGATGCGTAGAACGCCTACATGGTTCACTTAAGAGCATATTAAGAAAGCTGTGTTCTGAACGATCTAAAGATTGGGACAAATACTTAGCCTCGGCATTATTCGCTATAAGAGAACTGCCCAACGATACAACAGGATTTTCACCCTACGAACTTGTATTTGGAAGAAAAATTAGAGGGCCTATGGCAATTTTGAAGAAACTTATGaccaaagaaaaagaagttgACACTAATTACACTAACTTGTTTGAATATCTtgaggaattaaaagaaagactacAAAGTACAGCTAAGATTGCATGTGATAATGAAGACATAGCGAG attaatcaaatattaCACCCCAGTTGAAGCATCAAGTAACAATGTTGCCAACAGTAGCTGTAAGAGTAACATTTTGTCTGCTGCATTTATTGGAGTCATTGATGAATATGACCATGATGAAACAGGGCAAATCATTGATAATGAAATAGAGGAATTAAAACTACCGGAAATGATCCATAGAAATGGAGAAATAAACCAAAGGGCAATAACCATTAATAAAGACTTAAACCAAactcagaaaaatgaaattgaaaaactcCTTGAAGACTTCGCACACGTAATCTCAGATGTACCAGGAAAAGCGAAAGTGGAGCCCTTTAAAATAACTCTAACATCGGATAAGCCTGTCAATTTAAAACCTTATAACGTACCAATGGCATTGAGACAAAGGCTACAAGAAGAAATTGAGTCGATGATTAACATGAATATTATTGAAGAGAGTGAATCGCCTTATGCATCTCCTATGATCTTAAtcaaaaagaaagatggaaCCTTGAGACCAGTTGTTGATTATAGGCAATTAAATTCCATAACAAAATTTGATGCAGAAGTCATACCAGATCAAGAAGAACTATTTATCACACTAAGGAAAGCTAAATATTTTAGTAAATTAGACCTAACGAAAGGTTACTGGCAGGTACCATTAGAAGAGAGTAGTAAGCAGTACACAGCGTTCAAAGTACCTAATGCACACTATCAATTCAAATATCTCCCATTTGGTTTAAAAAACAGTCCTAGTTTCTTTAACAGAACAATGCGTAGAGTGCTAAAAGGTTTAGAAcaagtagtttgttattttgatGATCTGTGTGTGTACAACACTGATTGGCAGAGTCACATGTTCTCATTGAGACAGGTGCTTGAGAGGTTAGGAGAATTCAATATTACTGTTAAGCCTAACAAGTTACTAATTGGGTTCCAAACTATTACATTCCTAGGCCATAAGATTGGCCAAGGCTTTCTTCAGCCTGAAAATTCTAATGTCAGTAAGATTCTGCAGCTACGGTACCCTAAAACAAAGAAGGAAACCCGATCATTATTAGGTCTGCTCAATTATTATCGCTCCTTCATTCCAAACTTTTCAagcttgttgtctccctttactgaaattcttaaaaaagggcACCCTTCTAAAGTTGCTAAGACTGTGGAGGGGGAGGTTGCATTGGAGCGTATACAAAGATACTTGACTTCTCACCCCATTTTAATGTTGCCTGATCCggataaatgtttttatctacAGTGTGATGCTTCGGACAAGGCTGTTGCAGTTGCTGCTCTACAGTACGTGGGAAACAAATTGCATCCTGTCCGTTTCCTCAGCAGAAAATTACTCCCACGTGAATGTAAATACAGCATAATGGAGCGTGAGTTGTTAGCATTAACATGGGGAATTAAGAAGTTGGAACACTTCTTGTATTCACGTAAGTTCATTGTTTGGACTGATCACCTGAATCTCAAGTATCTCAAGTCTGCAACCACCAATGCTCGTATTGCTAGATGGATATTATACCTTATGGACTTTGACTTTGAAATACAGCACATTAAAGGTACAGACAACTTTTGGGCTGACCCATTGTCTAGGCTGACAGTTTGA